The genome window TTGTGAAGTCACTGCCTCTGAGTTGGCAAAATAGATGCATCATTTCAGGTGTACAATTCTACAGCTGGTCCAAAATCTAGTTACAAGGAGTTATAACTAGAATATACAatctatataataataataataataataataataataataatatatatatatatatatatatatatatatatatatattacacacacatacaagtatATGCACAGTCCAAGTAGGACATGTGAGGCTGGAATTGCTGGAATGGCCCTTTAATGCTGCAAATGTGATCTTAACCACTTCTCTCAGCGACGGTGTTTACATGAAAGCTTGACCTTTACCTTGAGGacgtcctgcagctgctttaaAACAGAATGCACTTCTTCTTTCAGCAGCCAGTTGAACTCCTCCTCCTGAACGAAATGgtcaaaaaaaactttcatcCTCTACAGAAGGGTACAGTGGGACACTTGATACTTAATTCTgcattggtttgtttttatGCAAGTTTATATTTTGGTATCCTCTACTTAGCCGTTGTTTCCTTAGTCTGAGCACTAACAAAGAATACTACTGTGCACTTTGTGAGCAACACAACCCCCAAGCTGGTGTATTACTATTATTACATCTCCTACCTGTACAGTTGATTGAGTTCATGGATGGTTTCAATCCCCCTCTATGATGCTTGTGAAGCTGTGCAGTTTGCACGTCGTTTGCATTGTTTGTTATGTGTTGCTCATTTGTGCATTattctattttacatgtatGATGTTATGCAGTCAATTAGGAGCTTGTTGCTAAGAGTGACGTGAACAATAAAGCCCTGCAACAAACAATGGTTCAAATGCTTTTGTTTATGAAGGTGGGCTAAAAATGCATCAGATCCTATGATATCCACATGTACTAACAGCAAcagtatttcacaataaaatagtTTAATCTGTGtcttaaatattcatttaaatgtagcCTTCAGGGCCTCCATTTCTTAAGACCGTGGCAAATATAACAAGAAATCATACTTTGACGTCATTAAACACCTTCAGCCCACTTAATGCAACTCAGGTTCCCCTTCGACCACTATGGAAAACTATGGCGCGTGATTGacagcaaacaacaaacaaggtgCACATACGGGCTTTGTCATGTGACGTCTGTTGGTGATCGGCTATTTCGGGCTATTTCTTAGGATCACCGCATGCTTCGTTGTGTTTGCAGATGTTGACATCCTACTACAGAATGACTGTCAGCGCGAGCCCTGCCCACCTGCATTGTAGCGCGCGCGCATAAGGTAGGGACCTTCGGTAGAAGCTGACGTCACGCCAGCCGCTCCGTTACTGACGTTACACCAGGTGCTAAGTTACTGACGTTACACCAGGTGCTAAGTTACTGACGTTACACCAGGTGCTAATTTACTAACGTTACGCCAGCCGCTACATTACTAACGTTACACCAGGTGCTGTTACTGACATTACGCCAGCCGCCACGTTACTGACGTACAGCCGTTGATTATCAACACACGCTATGTTGACCGACGGACGGCAGCTAGCCATGAAGCCTAAGAGCGCAGTGCAGCTTACCAACACGGCTCTCTCCACTTGGCTGGCAGCTGACATCTTGGGCAGCTCGGACAAAGACCTCTGCGGGTTGAGCATGTTGTACAGAACACGGACAGAAACACACGAGCTACGCCTTCAAAATACGGTCCTCTCCTTGGGACGAAGGTCTTTCGCTACCTGACGTTTCTGTATTAGCCGCGGCTATGCTGCCTTCAGGTACTGTCGGAAAAAGCCACAGCGCTGAATTCAACGTCTTGATTAAATCAGTGGCAAACGCAAAGGTAAAGTATAGTTACTGTGATAGCATAAGcatcattaaatgtattttcagttATGCGTGGTTTAGTCGTTTATTCAGGGCATTCGTCGTGGCGCACGTTATCCTGTTCATACACCCATTGTGGCAAGAAAGCGCGTGTGCTCCAATGCATATAAAGAATTACTTGCTCTTTCCGAGAATTGCATGAATGCAGCATTAGGCTGCTCACGTGTTCACTGTTTACGTAGCCCCACCCACACGTCCTTATTTGGGGATCCAACTTCCGTCGACGTTAGAAAGGGTTCCGGTGATGAGGGAAAGCAGCCCGGTGAAACCTCAGCGAGTAAACAGACGGGCGGACACGATGTACCTCCGCGCTCATCACATATTCCAGAAAGTCGTGTCAGTCTGCTCTCATATGTGGTCTACTGTTGTTACTGTGGGCTTTCTCTGAGGATTTCACAACAGTGCAGAACATGCCAACCCATGTTTTAGATCTTTACACAGATAGAAAGCCATCACAGCCTAGTTCAACCTCGGCACTAAAGAAGCTCCAAAGGGGTCCCGATGAAGTATTCTGGGATATTTGCCCCACTTCATATCCACATTCTACTACTAGTAGAGGTCAAGTATTATTACTAATAAGTGCATCATATTGAGCTGTCCCGGCCTGTCCCGGAACCCAACCGACTCCCCGAAGGAGCTGGAGGTCTAACCGTACACAACAATCCTATCAAACAAATAAAGACGGTTTGTGTATCTCCTCTGAGCCATAGAACTCCATAAAAACACAACCCTTACCTTCACTGTCAACACCATCAAGACACACAAACGGTTTATTGCCACAGTCCTGCAAACACCATCCTGCTGCTGATCTCACCAGAGCAACTGCTACAAATAGTCCCTGACAAATAACTACACATACTATAAGCTGCAGCTCTTTCTGGCATTACTAAACCttttaaaatacgaagttatgcattaggaattTTAATAAAGAATGCATGTACATGTGCTGGGAATCGTGTGGGGGTGTGGGGCTGTGAGCCACAGAAGAGGTAggaaagtaaaaacaaatattgaGATGCAAATTGTTGGTTTAGAGGCAAATATTACACctttaataaaaatgcaaaacaacaaaatggtcatttttaatgttgctttttaaaatcttcCTGGAAAACCCACTTTAGGTTTCTCACTCACACATCGATGATGGCAAAGCCGCCATGCCAGACGCCCCCGTGACCAACCTGAGGTTCAGTGCCTTGCTCGAGGACGACCAGCGATTAAACATGACCCATGTCAGTAATCAGGAGAGGGTTTATTAAACAGCACAACAGTCTTGATACTTCCACATGTAGGCTACACAAAATCATAAATATCCCCCAAAACCAAAGTCCCACACCCAACGGGATCAGTCATTAATGTCGATGTGATAGAAAGTCAGATTATATGAAGCACACAAAGCAGTGACACTTGAACTTCTACAGTATACACAAAGATGTTGGTACCAGTTGTCATTGTGGGCATAAAGTAAACCCGATGCAACCTAAATGTGTCTTCTAAAATCTGTTGTTTACACTGCAACGTGTAACGTTTAAGGGCCGCCGGATTCAACGCTTTATCGTGTGTTTGGAGCAGTGAATCTCATAGAGGAACACTGGATTGTTAACATGAAACCTGTATTGTGGATTATTATAGGTTTGTACTGGGGCATCCTGTCGTACAAATCGAGGTTCCTTTAGAGGAACAACAGAATGATGGGACCTTCCGCGGATGGAAATTGGCTGTAATATTTTCCCTCTTGCACGTACTTCCTCACACCAGGGGCCCCAAAGTACTACACACATCCTTCTGGCGCGATGGAGTTCCAAAGGAAACCAAACGCCCGATTTACTCTCCAGAAAGggggcacacagacacatcgaGCTCGTATTTAATGGCGTACATGATCTGTGCCAACAGATGACAGCAGTCCTGACAACACGTGTCTCCTTCTACAACTGGGCCACGCTGCTTTAGTGTCTGCATGCTCACGTGGGGTGAGAGACTACGTAACCCTACTACGTTCCCTAACCGAAAATAGAGGAagtcattttgaaaagacaccTGTTACTATTTAATAATAGATGAGTAAGCCTGATCCAGGATGAACATGCAAACTATAGAACGAAAAGAGCATCAGTACATGCAGCCATCATGTCATATTTACACAGAATGAGTGGGACCCATTAGACCTGCAGTAACGGAACCAGAGACGCTAATGTTGGACTCCGGTGCGAGGTTACACCATGTGCACACCAAAATGTGTATCTAACAGTATGTTAGTAAagaggtcatgtgaccaccTCCTGTAAGGAATAAATAAGAACATGGattactagtgtgtgtgtgtgtgtgtgtgtcagactacAGGCAGCTACTGAGCAGAGCTGCAGCCGTTGGATCGAACCCTCATTAAAACAGAAATCATTTGAAATGAGAACTCTTCCAAATACAAGAACGAAGGTTTTGAATGTTGAAAGCTCAAGCCTCAATGAGCAGGATTCATTATCACTGCATTGACGGCCGCAGGTCTGTTGCTctgttcaagaaaaaaaaaaaaaaaaggcagaaatgatCTTTTCAAATAAAGCAACAAGCCATGGCCAAACTGCTCCAAGTAGAAAAAGGAAGAACCAAATAAATACTAGAATTGATAGACTTGAGGGAATACAATATTAAGGCAATGCAGTGGCATGTTGGGGATGTTTTGTCTGATGGGATTctagacattttaaaagaaaagaaaagatcccACTTCATTAAATATACTTGTTATTTGcacattaacaacaaaaacggTTGAGGTTTATCATCCACACAAGCCGGAGTCCCGGCTCTTCACAGCGGCTCTGGAGCCCCCGTCTTCGCCCAGCATCACTTAACCATATTACAGCCGTCACAAACCAAACTGCAGTAGTACATGCTCATCTGGAGCCATCTAACATTCCACCATCATAGTCTAACAGAGGAATCACAATGTTGGGCGCGGtggcaaaaggaaataaaacaactgggatttaaaattaaattaaaaactcATTACATGACAGGCGTGAAATAAGAGGGggtagagggagaagaggagcgtGGTCTAGTGGATGTAGGCCCTGTAGACTGCAGAGATGTCGTTGTCTGACTGGTCCAGTGCCTTTGCCCTCTTGTACACCTGCAGAGAAGCAGAGGAACGCCGCTTGTTATTTGAAGCGGTGCAAGGACTGTACTTGAACGCATCTGTTCTAGTCCTGTGAGCAGACATGTcactattcacacacacagttagcaTGTGGGTGTCACAGGGGCAGAAAGTTTTCATGGGAAGTTAAGCTATTGGGAACGCATAGAAATGTAGCCAGCAGGACCCCGGAGGCAGCTCGTCGGGAACAATGTCTGCCAGAAACTTACCGGTAACGTTTTTAATGTCATTATCGCGCATATGGATTACCTGGTAAACTGAAGCCATGTTTATACAGTAGTTCAACGTTTTACAGCAGTGTATGTACACACAAAAGTACATCATGTTAACTATTCGATGCTATGGCAGCATTCGTATGAACCAAACAACCCAGGCAGGTTTctgtttaaagtaaaaaaataaatgatatatagTTACAACAAAAAGATTGAAACACTCGAGGACAAAGTAAGACTCATGCTGAGAGGTACCTCGTTGGCTGCGGCGGCCATCGGAGTTGGATGGTTGGCCTTGTCGCCCATGGAGATGGCTAGCCTCAGGTCCTTCTGAATATGTTTCAAATAGTAGTCCGGCTTAAAGTTGCCCTGTAAAATATCTGGCCGAGGCATGGAGAAAGGCCTTTATTAACATAGTACTACATTTGTGTTGGTAATTGACTGACTAAACACTTTTCCGTGTAAGGCTGAGATGAATAACAAGATAGACGGTGTCTTCAAACTTCCTTTGTGTGGACTTACTCTGGCATTTCTGGTCCACAAAGGTGCTTGCCATCTGGCCCTGGCACAGGATGTCCAGGAAGGTCTGCTGTGATTGGCCTGTGGCCTGGGCCAGGGTCAGCCCCTCTGCGATGGTGGCCATGAAGCTGCCCTGCACCATGTTGAGGATCAGCATCATCCTCGCTGCATTGCCTGCTtcccctgaaaacacacaaagcagctgGTGACCGTCGGTATCCATGCTCACTTCTACCAATAAATGACACCATGTGCTGGAGATCAGTAACTACTTGGAGCATCGTCTGGTTGCCTTGGAAACGGCCTGCAAGTGGTTTAACAGTAGCGGTTTGATGCGACCAGTTCCCCCTACGTACCCAGGAAGAAGGAGGTCTTGGCCATGGCCtggaagcagctgctgcagtccTCGTAGACCGTCCGGTCGCCGGCCGCCAGGATGACCAGCATCCCATCGTTGGAGAGCTGCTGGCTTCCTGCCACCGGGGCCTCCAGGAAACGGCCGCCCCGCGATGTGATCACCTCACATGCAAACACGGAACAACACTTTAATACATCAATATTGAAAAGGTATTATTGTTTCTATTACCATTATATgagtaatgggggggggggggaggggcaagTTTACAACTCTCCACTGTGCTCTGCGGCCCGAATGGGTACATGTGTGCACAAagacacgtgcacgcacacactgctcACCTGGGAGAGTTCTGTGATGGTCCCAGGGTCCACAGTGGACATCTCCACATAGCACTTGCCAGGCCGGATTCCCTGCAGAACTCCACTGGGCCCCAAGACCAACTAGAGAGCCACAAAGACACGTTGTTGAGGGCTGGTGACTCTCACAGCACCAGGGAGCCAATGGCTGGAGCTGCTACTCACATCCCGGGCAGCTTTGGGGTCAGAAACGCAGGAGAAAGTGATGTCACACGTGGAAGCCACCTCAGCGGGGGTCCGGCCCAACCTGGCCCCCTCCTGGATGAACAGGTCGCACTGAAACGCAAGCGACACGACGACATTTCTGAATCAACACAGGGCGCTGAAAGCGTCGCCGACGAACCGGCGTGGCCAAACATGGCGGTTGCTTAGCGGTTTACTCGTGATGCGCTGCGGTACCTTCTCTGCTGTGCGGTTCCACACGGTGATGACGTGACCCATTTTCAACAAGTTGGAGACTATACCGCTGCCCATCAGCCCCAGACCCAGGAACCCTATCCTGGAGAACACACATGAGAACGCTCAGTCATCCTCAGTGCTACGCCCGACTCGCTTCCCCCTGATACTGGCGTGGTGATGCTGCGTGCCTCTTATCCGTGGGTGTGATGCTGCCGTT of Gasterosteus aculeatus chromosome 11, fGasAcu3.hap1.1, whole genome shotgun sequence contains these proteins:
- the glyr1 gene encoding cytokine-like nuclear factor N-PAC isoform X3 gives rise to the protein MIKINKGKRFQQAVDAVEDFLKKAKGKEQNSDGKGDSKGRKTPTKPLKILEEDDEDLSALKDPSEKDLTDSDPEPSTLERLGAGPGSGFNWESSPVKDDPHFHHFLLSQSEKPASSMEPISKRLKIVEEESGSTSIQAADSTAINGSITPTDKRIGFLGLGLMGSGIVSNLLKMGHVITVWNRTAEKCDLFIQEGARLGRTPAEVASTCDITFSCVSDPKAARDLVLGPSGVLQGIRPGKCYVEMSTVDPGTITELSQVITSRGGRFLEAPVAGSQQLSNDGMLVILAAGDRTVYEDCSSCFQAMAKTSFFLGEAGNAARMMLILNMVQGSFMATIAEGLTLAQATGQSQQTFLDILCQGQMASTFVDQKCQNILQGNFKPDYYLKHIQKDLRLAISMGDKANHPTPMAAAANEVYKRAKALDQSDNDISAVYRAYIH
- the glyr1 gene encoding cytokine-like nuclear factor N-PAC isoform X2; protein product: MATVHLRIGDLVWGKLGRYPPWPGKVVSPPKDLKKPRGKKCHFVKFFGTEDHAWIKVEQLKPYHAHKEEMIKINKGKRFQQAVDAVEDFLKKAKGKEQNSDGKGDSKGRKTPTKPLKILEEDDEDLSALKDPSEKPVKDDPHFHHFLLSQSEKPASSMEPISKRLKIVEEESGSTSIQAADSTAINGSITPTDKRIGFLGLGLMGSGIVSNLLKMGHVITVWNRTAEKCDLFIQEGARLGRTPAEVASTCDITFSCVSDPKAARDLVLGPSGVLQGIRPGKCYVEMSTVDPGTITELSQVITSRGGRFLEAPVAGSQQLSNDGMLVILAAGDRTVYEDCSSCFQAMAKTSFFLGEAGNAARMMLILNMVQGSFMATIAEGLTLAQATGQSQQTFLDILCQGQMASTFVDQKCQNILQGNFKPDYYLKHIQKDLRLAISMGDKANHPTPMAAAANEVYKRAKALDQSDNDISAVYRAYIH
- the glyr1 gene encoding cytokine-like nuclear factor N-PAC isoform X1, whose translation is MATVHLRIGDLVWGKLGRYPPWPGKVVSPPKDLKKPRGKKCHFVKFFGTEDHAWIKVEQLKPYHAHKEEMIKINKGKRFQQAVDAVEDFLKKAKGKEQNSDGKGDSKGRKTPTKPLKILEEDDEDLSALKDPSEKDLTDSDPEPSTLERLGAGPGSGFNWESSPVKDDPHFHHFLLSQSEKPASSMEPISKRLKIVEEESGSTSIQAADSTAINGSITPTDKRIGFLGLGLMGSGIVSNLLKMGHVITVWNRTAEKCDLFIQEGARLGRTPAEVASTCDITFSCVSDPKAARDLVLGPSGVLQGIRPGKCYVEMSTVDPGTITELSQVITSRGGRFLEAPVAGSQQLSNDGMLVILAAGDRTVYEDCSSCFQAMAKTSFFLGEAGNAARMMLILNMVQGSFMATIAEGLTLAQATGQSQQTFLDILCQGQMASTFVDQKCQNILQGNFKPDYYLKHIQKDLRLAISMGDKANHPTPMAAAANEVYKRAKALDQSDNDISAVYRAYIH
- the glyr1 gene encoding cytokine-like nuclear factor N-PAC isoform X4, which encodes MIKINKGKRFQQAVDAVEDFLKKAKGKEQNSDGKGDSKGRKTPTKPLKILEEDDEDLSALKDPSEKPVKDDPHFHHFLLSQSEKPASSMEPISKRLKIVEEESGSTSIQAADSTAINGSITPTDKRIGFLGLGLMGSGIVSNLLKMGHVITVWNRTAEKCDLFIQEGARLGRTPAEVASTCDITFSCVSDPKAARDLVLGPSGVLQGIRPGKCYVEMSTVDPGTITELSQVITSRGGRFLEAPVAGSQQLSNDGMLVILAAGDRTVYEDCSSCFQAMAKTSFFLGEAGNAARMMLILNMVQGSFMATIAEGLTLAQATGQSQQTFLDILCQGQMASTFVDQKCQNILQGNFKPDYYLKHIQKDLRLAISMGDKANHPTPMAAAANEVYKRAKALDQSDNDISAVYRAYIH